The genomic region ATGGTTTATTGTGAGAAATTTAATGTGAAGTTTTTAATTTGTTTTGTAAAAATATTTGCTGGTTTTAGGGTCATGTTGTTGGTCACGCGCTGACCAGCGGGGGCAGCAGTTCCGAGCAGCCAGTCCAGCAGCCTGCTGCTACTTCCCCTGCACACAACCAGGACTACCCTCAGTACCAGGGCTACTCacagcactaccctccacaccaggtACAATAACCTCCTCTTGCTTGTGTGTACAGTTGTGTCAATGATGGTGAATGTAGTTTCTTTTTTATGGTGTTCTGTAGctggttggtagtgcactcagctcgcacattgaggtctgtggttcaatccccagtacgggtggagaCATTGGATGTGTTTAATTGCCTTGCATAACAatgggctttctgtatagtagtacgtcactgatgtcagctaggccagtataagttgtatcttgtacttgtagaaataaaaattattattgattgtataaatgatggtaaatgtggTTTCCTCTTTGGGTcagtgaatgaatgatggtgaatgtggttTCTTCTTTGGGTCCTCCTGCCCTGAGCAGGAGATGGCCATTGGGGTAAAAATTATTCTAAATGCATTGTTTTCCGTGTTTTTTAAGCTACTTTGCATTTTCAGGGCGGTCCAAGCGAACCACATGGACCGTGTGCCTGGGAGGTGAAACAGTTTCTTCAGTGCGCTCAAACACAGTCTGATGTGTCTGTCTGTGAAGGCTTTAATGAAGCTTTACGTCAGTGCAAGGCTCAACACAACCGTAAGTATTGTGAGTTGAGATGTTAGGTCAGTGCAAGGCTCAACACAACCGTAAGTATTGTGAGTTGAGATGTTAGGTCAGTGCAAGGCTCAACACAACCGTAAGTATTGTTTCTCCCTCTGCAGTACAACAATTTTCAGATTGCCCACACATCTCACAATAGACCATCTCTGGTCCCCCAACGAAATGACTGTGACCAATAACAACTAACGCTGTCCCAGTTACTTCTCGCTCCTCCCAAAAACTACCTGCATGACATTTCCCCTGTACGTTACGTTTTAAGGTACCCGACGAACTAAATTCTTTACAACTGACATCTCCCACTATCTTTTAGATCATAGTATCAGCAAGGTGCACCTACATCATATTGGACAAAatattttatgttcttatgagtggtaTACACATCATCATGGTGCAGAATGCTGGATAGCTGTCTTTCCATTTTTACCATCATTGATAGTATTCCTGTCACCTTTTCGTAAATGAATTTATCTCAGTTCTTGCAGCAGAGCTGTTGTTTTTCCATACCATTGTTCAGTGTGATTTCCTGATGTGTGATGCCCACATTATGGAACAACTTGTgctccaagacctcccagttCTTTAAGTGGACACATGTACTTcctgtcctaggtagtaggttggtagacagcaaccgcccagggaggtactaccgtcctgccaagtgagtgtaaaatggaagccagtaattgttttacatgatggtaggattgctggtatctttattctgtctcataaacatgcaagatttcaggtacgtcttgctacttctacttgtttatttcctcttacctccatgaggaagtggaacagaattcttcctccgtaagccatgcatgttgtaagaggcgactaacatgtcGGGAGCAAGcggctagtgaccccttctcctgtatatacagcctctcctcacttaatgacagagctCCTTTCCTAAGACctcgttggtaaacgaattcgtcactaagtgaggagcatactataatggtagtgagtttgtgtcaaccatttttgatattgttttaatgtcaccattACACCATCTGcatataacatttctggtatatttttaaatgtttatacagtatattattttttttatttttttttattatcacactggccgattcccaccaaggcagggtggcccgaaaaagaaaaactttcaccatcattcactccatcactgtcttgccagaagggtgctttacactacagtttttaaactgcaacattaacacccctccttcagagtgcaggcactgtacttcccatctccaggactcaagtccggcctgccggtttccctgaatcccttcataaatgttactttgctcacactccaacagcacgtcaagtattaaaaaccatttgtctccattcactcctatcaaacacgctcacgcatgcctgctggaagtccaagcccctcgcacacaaaacctcctttaccccctccctccaacccttcctaggccgacccctaccccgccttccttccactacagactgatacactcttgaagtcattctgtttcgctccattctctctacatgtccgaaccacctcaacaacccttcctcagccctctggacaacagttttggtaatcccgcacctcctcctaacttccaaactacgaattctctgcattatattcacaccacacattgccctcagacatgacatctccactgcctccagccttctcctcgctgcaacattcatcacccacgcttcacacccatataagagcgttggtaaaactatactctcatacattcccctctttgcctccaaggacaaagttctttgtctccacagactcctaagtgcaccactcactctttttccctcatcaattctatgattcacctcatctttcatagacccatccgctgacacgtccactcccaaatatctgaatacgttcacctcctccatactctctccctccaatctgatattcaatctttcatcacctaatctttttgttatcctcataaccttactctttcctgtattcacctttaattttcttcttttgcacaccctaccaaattcatccaccaatctctgcaacctcccttcagaatctcccaagagcacagtgtcatcagcaaagagcagctgtgacaactcccactttgtgtgtgattctttatcttttaactccacgcctcttgccaagaccctcgcatttacttctcttacaaccccatctataaatatattaaacaaccacggtgacatcacacatccttgtctaaggcctacttttactgggaaaaaatttccctctttcctacatactctaacttgagcctcactatcctcgtaaaaactcttcactgctttcagtaacctacctcctacaccatacacttgcaacatctgccacattgcccccctatccaccctgtcatacgccttttccaaatccataaatgccacaaagacctctttagccttatctaaatactgttcacttatatgtttcactgtaaacacctggtccacacaccccctacctttcctaaagcctccttgttcatctgctatcctattctccgtcttactcttaattctttcaattataactctaccatacactttaccaggtacactcaacagacttatccccctataatttttgcactctcttttatcccctttgcctttatacaaaggaactatgcatgctctctgccaatccctaggtaccttaccctcttccatacatttattaaataattgcaccaaccactccaaaactatatccccacctgcttttaacatttctatctttatcccatcaatcccggctgccttaccccctttcattttacctactgcctcacgaacttcccccacactcacaactggctcttcctcactcctacaagatgttattcctccttgccctatacacgaaatcacagcttccctatcttcatcaacatttaacaattcctcaaaatattccttccatcttcccaatacctctaactctccatttaataactctcctctcctatttttaactgacaaatccatttgttctctaggctttcttaacttgttaatctcactccaaaactttttcttattttcaacaaaatttgttgataacatctcacccactctctcatttgctctctttttacattgcttcaccactctcttaacttctctctttttctccatatactcttccctccttgcatcacttctactttgtaaaaacttctcatatgctaactttttctcccttactactctctttacatcatcattccaccaatcgctcctcttccctcctgcacccactttcctgtaaccacaaacttctgctgaacactctaacactacatttttaaacctaccccatacctcttcgaccccattgcctatgctctcattagcccatctatcctctaatagctgtttatatcttaccctaactgcctcctcttttagtttataaaccttcacctctctcttccctgatgcttctattctccttgtatcccatctaccttttactctcagtgtagctacaactagaaagtgatctgatatatctgtggcccctctataaacatgtacatcctgaagtctactcaacagtcttttatctaccaatacataatccaacaaactactgtcatttcgccctacatcatatcgtgtatacttatttatcctctttttcttaaaatatgtattacctataactaaacccctttctgttGTCTTTAATACTCCATTATACCTGTATGGTTCCCATATCCCCTAACGTGATAATGGTCAGATTTCTCAGTCTTTTGTTTGATTGCcgggaaacctcacattaccttccTGAAAGTAACTtaccacagccggctgaacctacTAAAAACCCTCGCCCATCTTTCTTGAGGGCTGATAGACGAATGCTCCTCATCTTCACTCTGCCCTAATCTTATCAAAACTAGATTATGGCAACCAGATATATTCTTCAGCCTCTTCCACAACTCTtttctaaacttgatcccattCGTCAGGAATTATGTTCATGTCAGAGTGCTTTTCGTTCCTTCCCTGTCAAGAGCCTATATGCAAAGGCAAATGTTCCATCTTTGCATGGTTAGTGTGATGCCCATTGTCTCCAATATTTTGCCTACTGTCATgaccctgtttactccatcccttttctcttcatttACCCTCTTTGTATTTTCTTTCAATAACTAGCTTTTCTCTTTTCCCCTTTGGGAGGTTCCAACAATTCAAGTCTGTTCTTCCCCGCTGCCATTCATGAAAGCTCGACTACCTACAGTTGCTTTTCGCTCCCCttttcttaaccacttctgatctcattctcatgaagtttacactgatggttctaaatcctctgatggtgtcaggtttgcagcagtgttactagacagtgttgtgtgaggtcatTTATTACTCGGCATTTTCACAGCTGAACTGTGTGCAGTTCTCATCCCTGTTATACATACTGAATCCATGTCTACTTCAACATTCATGGTAGTTtgactcctttagtgctttgcaggcagaaaaaaaaaattgattcttCTCATTCCCTAGTTTTTCATGTACAAATTTGGTTGTGCCACATTTCTGGTAAAAACAGAAATCATTTTCAACTGGGTCTCTGGTCCTGTGGATGTTCAGCAGACACACTGCTGTGTGGCCAACTGTACATGACCTCTGCATTTTTCACAGGGGTATCCCCTTCTCAGACTACTTTGCCATAATCTCTAGAtgccttcacacccattggcaacaacgatGGTCTGAGTTGATTCATAAAATATATTCTATCAAACAGCATTTAGGCTTCTGTTCTTATCACCACTGTCATGTTTGAAAGATTACCTTCTCCCTCCTTTACATAGGACTCGCATGCCTTTCTCATGGGTATCTCTTGGAGAAGCACCCAGTGCCACTTTGATAGTTGTCAAGTTCTGTTG from Cherax quadricarinatus isolate ZL_2023a chromosome 43, ASM3850222v1, whole genome shotgun sequence harbors:
- the Chchd2 gene encoding coiled-coil-helix-coiled-coil-helix domain-containing protein 10, mitochondrial, yielding MPRRGARPPPRAVPSRPPPPPPRAAPPPPPPASVPPPAAAAPRQPGLFAQMAATAGGVAVGSAVGHVVGHALTSGGSSSEQPVQQPAATSPAHNQDYPQYQGYSQHYPPHQGGPSEPHGPCAWEVKQFLQCAQTQSDVSVCEGFNEALRQCKAQHNQMTA